A segment of the uncultured Desulfobulbus sp. genome:
GGAAGGAGCTGCTCGATGCCGGCAAACCGCTGCCCGACTATCTCAAGAACCACCCCGTGTACTATGCCGGCCCGGCCAAAACCCCGGAAGGCAAACCCTCCGGTTCCTTTGGTCCGACCACAGCCGGTCGTATGGACAGCTATGTCGACCTGTTCCAGGCCAACGGCGGCTCCATGGTGATGATCGCCAAGGGCAACCGCTCGCAGCAGGTGACGGACGCCTGTCAGAAGCATGGTGGTTTCTATCTGGGCTCCATCGGCGGCCCGGCCGCTCTGCTGGCTGAGGAGAATATCAAGAAGGTCGAGTGCATCGACTACCCGGAACTGGGCATGGAAGCTGTATGGAAGATCGAGGTGGTCGACTTCCCGGCCTTCATCCTGGTGGATGACAAGGGCAACGACTTCTTCAAGGGGCTCTTGTAATCAACGCTTGCGGCAGAGGGAAATGAACGATTCCCTCCGCATCATGTGACATGTAACCGGCAGTTGGTTCACTCCGACTGCCGGTTTTTATCTCTGAATACTGATAACATCCCCAAGAGTCAGATCCTACGCAGTCACGCAGTGTAAAAACAATACATTACAAAGCTCGAAACGTTGTTTTCGAAGCTTTTGACGAGAACGAATATCTGTATGGATGATTTGAAAACCTCCGAGGCCTGGCGAATCTTTCGTATCCAGGCCGAACTGATCGACGGAATCGAGTCTCTCAGTGATCTCGGACCGGCGGTCTCCATCTTTGGTGGTGCCAGATTCGGCCAGGATTCAGCCTACTATGCGGCCGCGCAGACAACGGCGTCTCTGCTCACCAAAATGCAGCTGGCGATCATTACCGGTGGCGGTCCCGGCATTATGGAGGCTGCCAGCCGCGGTTGTTATGAGGCCGGTGGCACCTCGGTGGGGCTCAACATCGTCCTGCCGCGCGAGCAGCATCCCAACCATTTTCAAAACCGGAGCCTTACATTTCGCTATTTTTTTATCAGAAAATTAATGTTTGTCCGCTACGCCATGGGGTATGTTATTTTTCCTGGCGGTTTCGGTACGATGGATGAATTTTTTGAATCGCTGACCCTGATGCAGACTAAAAAAATCCGCCGTTTTCCGATCATCTTGTTTAGCACCGGTTACTGGCAGGGGCTGGTTGACTGGATCCGGTCGCAGTTGCTTCCCAATAATTCAATCGCCCCCGAAGATATGGATTTGTTCCATTTGGTGGATACGCCTGAAGATGTGGCAGAAATTATGCAAGGCTATATCGAGCAATGTCAGCAGTATGAGGGGGATCAGCGGCGGAGCACCTTTTGAGGGCACGGCCGCTCCACCTGGAAAAATCCTATGGAGCTACTATGAATCCTGAATTAAAGAGCCTTTTTTCCCGCCGCAGTATTCGCACTTATAGCGGGGAGGCAATAGCGGAGGGCCTGATCAAGGACCTGCTGGAGGCTGCCATGGCCGCACCCTCTGCCATGGCAAAAAATCCCTGGCACTTTCTTGTCCTCCAATCCCGAGAGACCATTGATACCTTGGCTGGCTGCCTGCCCAACGGCAAGATGCTGGCCGGTGCCGCTGCTGCACTGTTGGTCTGCGGCGACATCAACCAGGCCCACGATAAGGAACTCTCTTTTTTGCTGCAGGACACCAGTGCGGCCATTGAAAATATGCTTCTGGCGGCAAGCATGTTGGGCCTTGGCGCCTGCTGGCTGGGGATTCATCCGCGGCAGGAAAGGATGGCGGCGGTGAGCAAAGCCTTCAACCTGCCCGAGAATATCATTCCCGTGGCCGGAATCTCCCTTGGCTGGCCCGCGGAAGAGAAGGAGGCCCGCACCCGTTTCAACGATATACAGGTTCATTTTGAGCAGTGGTAAAAAGCGTGTCGAGGAATCACCGCCCCTTGCGGTTGTTGCATTGGCGGCATGGGATGCCGTCCCTTTTGGTGCTGTCGTAGTTTACAGACATCTCTCAGGCGAGGTCATTGCCTCACATAGCTGGGGCTAATGGAACCTTCTGTGTGATACGGGGAATCTTTTTCCCCTCTCTTGCGCTCAGGCGCGGTCTTTTATTTCGTTTCTTCGTCATAGTCGACTGCTGCAGTCGGCATATGTGATGTGTACGGTCCACTCGGTCGTTGAGCATCTACGACTATCTGTGCAGTTGCGTCGAACTGTACAGAGGCTTGCCTGTTGAAGGTGGGAATGGTGAATGAATATGATGATATTACTACAACGTAAAGAATGAAAATGTATTTTTTTTTGAATCAAATAATCTTTATAGCCCTGGGTGTACTTTGTGTGTCGGAGAGTATTGCGGCAACCCAGTCCATTCATGTCGAATGGGGGTACACCCCTCCCAGTCAACCCGCCGTCAGTGCCTTCACCCTGTATCAGGAGGGGGGAGCCGTGTGCCAGACCGCAGATGCCACGGCAACGGCCATGGATTGTTCGGTTGAGTTGCACAACGAGCCAACCACCTTTACCCTGACCGCCCGGTTTGCCGATGGGACGGAAAGTCCACACTCTGCCCCATTTAGCTTTTCTCCCAGTGAAAGCGCAGAGCAGGGGGGGAGCAATACGGTTGCCACTTCACCACTTGCCGTCATCACCACCAGTGTTGCCGCCGGTGAATGCCCCTTAAGCGTCTCGTTTGATGGAATCGACTCGGTTGCATCTTTGGGGAGCACGCTGGTCAACTATAGCTGGAATTTTGGCGAGGACAGTACAGGCGAAGAGAGTACAGGGGAGGGGGAGGTCGTGACCCATGTGTATAGCGAGCCGGGCACCTATACCGTGACCCTGACGGTAACCGACAGTGCTGGAAAAAAGAGTTCGATCACCACCCCTGTTGTTGCCAGAGAGGCCGATGCGACTGCAGCAAATGTTAGTGCGGTGTCCAAGGTTGTTGAGACGGGTATCTCCACCACGAGTTCTGGTACAGTTGCCGTGAATAACAGCATCACCCCGACAACCGGAGTGCATCTTGAGGTGGGAGAAATTCTGGCTACGGATGAGTGGGCGCAGGTTTCCTTTGACGAACCATATAGCCAACCCATTGTTGTGGCTGGGCCTCCCCAATCCTCGGAGGCTGAGCCATGCACGGTCAGAATCAGGAATGTGACCTCGGGGGGATTTGAGATTCGCCTTGTCGAGTGGCCCGGTCAAGATGGCGAGCATGTGGCTGAAAAGGTCAGTTACTTGGCCCTTGAGCAGGGGATAAGCAGGCTTGCAGATGGAACCGTGGTTATGGCGGGGATGTTTGCGAGCAGTACCTCTTGGCAGAAGGTCAATTTTAGTCAATCATGGTCAGAAAACCCGGTGATCCTAACGAGCATCACCACGAACAATAACGATGAGGCGGTGGCCGGGCGGGTTATTCCCGGAACGTCGAGTTTTGCCTATCTGCTTCAGGCCGGAGAAGGCACCGATAAGGCTACCGTACGAGCGGAAACCGTCCATTATGTAGCCTTGGAGCCGGGAGTGGGCAGGCAAGGCTTTTTGCAGTATGAGGCGAGAGCCAATGGCGTATCGGTCGACAATGGTTGGAAGTCCGTTGATTTCACCACGAGCTTTCTTCAGGCACCCATGCTTTTTGCAGGATTGCAGAGTTACGCCGGTTCGGATACGGCCGCACTACGCACCAGTGCGGTCAAACGATCCCAATTTCAGATAAAAGTTGAGGAGGAGCAGTCTTTGAATAACGAAGTTGCCCATCCTGCCGAAGAGGTCTGTTATTTGGCCATCGCTCCCACGGGCCCCGCACGCCTTGCAACCTTTTCCTGGGATTTCGATGCGATGGAGGATGAGCAGGTCGAAGGGTTTAAAGTCCTTGCCGATGGCGAGGAGATTTGTGCAACCGATGATCCGTCAGCCAGATCGTTGAGTTGCACCATTGTCGAGCCTTCTTCTGCCACGAGTTTTACCGTGCTAGCCGTCATGGGCGAGGATGAGGAGAGTGCAGCTTCAAATGCCATTACCTATTCACCGTAACTCACCGTCATCCTGGGAAGCATCGAAAAAGGGGGCAAGGATTTCATCCTTGCCCCCTTTTGGTTTTGGTGCAACAAGAGCTGCCGGTTCAGCGCTCTTTGCGGTACGACTCGGCCAGCAGGGAGATGTAGTGAACCACATCCTGCGTGCCGCCGCAGCGGTTGACGTTATCGAGCAGCTGCATCATACAGGCCGGGCAACCGGTGGAAACGGTATCGGCCTGGGTGTTCTTGATATCCTCGGCCTTCTTCTTGCCGATAACCGAAGATGTCTCGTAGTGGGAGAGGACAAAGGAGCCGCCGCTGCCGCAGCATGCATCCGGGGCGGCCATCTCTTTGAAGGTAATCCCTGGGATCGACTTGAGAATCTCCCGTGGTTCGACAAAGACCTTCATCGACTTCTTCAGATGGCAGGAGTCGTGATAGGTGACCGTCTTCTCGATCCGTCCCTTGGGGGCACGCAGCTTGATCACCTTGGTCAGGAAGGTGGAAATATCGTAGGTCTTTTGCGCCCACTCCCTTGCCTTGGGACCGTAGATCGGATCATTTGCCAGCAGTTCCACATAGTCGTGCTGCCAGGCACCGCCGCAGGAACCGCATCCGGTGATCAGATAATCGCAGCCGGTGGCTTCGAAGGTATCGATATTGTTCTTGGCCAGCTTGCGTACGGTTTCGATATCACCATGGACCAGCACCGGCACGCCGCAGCAGTTCTGCCCTTTGGGGATATGGACCTCGACGTTGTTGGCGGTCAACACATCGATCAGATCCTTGCCGGAATCCGGATAGAAATAGTTGAGCGAATCGCCGGTGAAAAAAGCCACTTTAACGGTGGAGCCGGGAGCACGCACAATCTCCGGAACCCGATCGCGCAACGGCGTGATATTGAGTGACGGCATCTGGCGATCGGAGTCAAAGCCGATCGGTGCGCCGACTTTGGCAAAGGGCGATCGGGGAGAGATCGCCTTGCCGCCCTTTTCGGATCTAAAGGCCAGCCCCTGCAGGGCCGCGCCGACCCGAAGCCCGGCATCAAAGAATTTGGGATGCTTGAGTGTGGAAAAGATCGCCTTCTTCAGCCAGGGAAGACCATTTTTCCGCACCAGGGCAGCGCGCAGGGCCAGAATGATCCGGTCGAAGTTGACCTTGGTCGGGCAGTTGGTCATGCATGATTTGCAGACCAGGCAGTTGAACAGCATCTCAGAGACCTGGGGATCGTCCAACTCCAGTTCGCCGGCCAGAACGGCCTCGGCTACGGCAATCTTGGACCGGGTCACGGAGGACTCGATCTTATCGGCCCCGTACACCGGGCACACGGCCATACAGTTGCCGCATTTCATGCATTTGTCCAGTTCTTCCCGGACAATCGCTAATTCGTCGTGATAGGTTTTATCAGTGACTGCCATTTCTTAGGCCTCCTGTACAGGAACCATTTTTCCAGGGTTGAGCACAAAGTCGGGATCAAGGGATTTTTTGATCAGGGCCATCAAGTCCAGACCGGACTGGCCGAGCTCGTCGCCCAAATACTTCATCTTCGCCACGCCGATACCGTGTTCGCCGGAAAGGGTGCCGCCGAAATCAAGGGCAGCCTTGAAGATCTCGTCAACCGCCTTGTGCATCCGGCCCATCTCGTCGGCGTTGTTCTTGTCACAGAGGATGGTCGGATGCAAGTTGCCGTCACCGGCATGGCCAAAGGTGCCCAGGGTGAGGTTGTACTTCTTGCCGATTTCCTGACAGGTGATCAGCATGTCGGTGATGCGGGACCGTGGGACAGTGGCATCCTCGAGAATAACGGTGTTGTTGAGGGAGGCCAGCGCGGGCAAGGCGTTGCGGCGGGCGGTCCACAGCTGGTCGCGTTCCTGGTCGGATTCCGCGCTCTTGAGATCACCGTTGTTTTCGGTCACGACCTTCATTACGGCCTCGGCCTCGGCGTTGACAACATCCGCGGACATGCCGTCAACCTCGATCAGCAGCAGGGCCTCGGCATCGACCGGAAGGCCGATATGGGCGAAATCCTCGACGGTCTGGATGGTCATGCGGTCCATGATCTCCAGGGTGGCGGGAATGACCTGGGCGGCGATGATACCGGCAACGCTGTTGCCTGCATCGGCCAAAGATTTGAACACGCCCATCATGGTGCGGCGATATTTCGGGGCAGGAATGAGTTTGGCGGTCAGCTCGGTAATGATCCCCAGGGTGCCCTCGGATCCGACAAAGAGGTTGGAGAAGTCGTAGGCGGTGACGTTTTTCACGGTTTTGCCGCCAAAACGGACCTTGTCGCCGCTTGCGAGGACCACTTCCATGCCCATGATGTAATTCTTGGTGACGCCGTATTTCAGGCCACGCAGGCCGCCGGAATTCTCGGCAGCGGATCCACCCATGGTGGCGGTGGCCACGGTGCCGGGATCCGGCGGATAGATCAGGCCGTGCGGGGCAACAGCGGAATTGAGGGCATTGATGACAACGCCGGGCTGGACAACGGCAGTGAGGTTGGCCGGGTCGAGCTCGAGGATTTTGTTCATCTTCTGGAAAGAGAGGACAATGCCCTTTTTCAGCGGAACGGTGCCGCCGCTGAGGTTGGTTCCTGCTCCACGGGGGTAAATGGCGATATTGTTGCGGCGGGCCAAGCGAACGATTTCCTGGACCATCTCTGCGCTGGTGGGAAGGACGACGACGTCTGGGGTTTGCCGGGGAAGATCGGCGGTGGCATCGTAGCTGTAGGCGACCAGGTCTACCTTGCCGGTCAGTACGTTCTCTTTTCCTACCAGGGCTTCAAGCTGCTCAATGATCGATTGGTCAAGCATTGCGACGGTTCTCCTCTGCTGCGGGACGCATTTGGAATTCACGTTCTCCGCTGCAATCACCAGAATTAAACGATTTAGCTAGCGGAGGTCTATTTGTCTTACCAATTATCATCTGAAAAATGATCTGTCAAATAAAATATCGCTTGCAAAGCCCTAAATCCGCTGGCCTGCATAAATGTCACGGGATGACAGTGAGTTGCCCGGCCGCTCTGGCAGGCCGGGCAATACACCAATGGGGAGGTGAAACAGGAAAGATGCCCTCGGGGGGGCAGGGTAGGGAAGAGGCGGGTTATCCTTACTCGGAAACGCGGTGGGACACGTAGGCAATGCTCCGCTGCTCGGCAAAGTCGAGGTGGCGCATCATGGCCTCGCGGGCAGCCTCGGGATTTTTGTCCTTGATGGCGGCTACAATGGCTGAATGATGTTGGAAAAGCAGCGAATGGTCGTCTTGGGTGAGATAGACCGCTCGCCAGACGCCGCGCTGAAACTCCTTCATGGCATCAAACAGGCTCTGCATGAGGTGCAGCCAAACGATATTGTGGGTCGAGCGGGCGATGACGATGTGCAGGTTGGCATCCAAATCCTCGGAAGGGAGTTGGCCGGACAGATTTTTTTCCATTCCCTTGAGGATTTCATCCATGCGGCGAAGATCCTCGGGAAGGGCTCGTTCGGCAGCGTAATAGGCTGTCCAGGATTCCATGCATTTGCGAACCTCTATCACCTCAAGGGCCCGGTCCTGCTGGCTGCGGATCAGGTCGCTCAAGGCATTGCCCTGGCTGGGGTCCACCAGGCTCAGGACCACAGTGCCGCCCCCCTGGTACGACATGACCAGTCCAGCCGAGGCAAGGATGTTGAGTGCTTCCCGCACCGAGGGACGGGAGACGCTAAACATTTCGGCGAGTTCCCTTTCCGGGGGCAGTTTGTCTCCAGGGGCGAAGTCGCCGGCGAGAATGGATTCGCGGATCTGGTCGGCAATTTGGCTGGAAACTTTTTTGGGTTTGATCGGTTTGAATCGCATGGTCATCCAATAAGGCATAGAAAACATTGAAGAGACTCCTTTCTACTCCATAACTTAGGGGATTGCAAGTCGGTGTGAAATCGGCAGTGCGGGGATTGAATGGGGCGCCCATGTTCGGGGGGAGAGGATCATTCATCATGAATTGTGCCGGTCAATGCTACATTGACGGAAAGATACTCCGGACGGTATGACCACTACCGTCCGGAGTTGCGCGCGTCCTTTTCTTCAGGGGGCGTGCTGAAGAGCCAGGGGGAATTGGCTCTCCAGCTTCAGAAGAAAAGAGACAGGAGATGAGAAAACACGAGGGAAAAAGTGGCCCACCCCGGGGGGGCAAACAATGCGTTCGGGGTGGCCTCAATAAAGCCTTAAAACCTCTCCTTAGAAGATCCCAGGATAGAGGACGTAAACAAAGACTGAGCCCAGTGCGCCGGCGCTCAGGCCGTAGATCAGCAGGGGCAGGGCGTTTCTGCGGATGATCATGCCTTCCATGCCGGCCAGACCGACGGTCGCGGAGGCGGCAACGATGTTATGGATACAGACCATGTTGCCCATGGCGCCACCGACTGCCTGCAGGGCAACGACAATCTGGTGGGAGATGCCAAGCTGGGATGCGGTGGCGTACTGGAACTCGGCAAACAGCAGGTCGGAGACGGTGTTGGAACCGGTGATAAAGGCGCCCAGTGCGCCGACAAAGGAGGCAAACATCGGCCAAGTGTGACCGGTCAGGCCGGCAGCGGTCTGTGCCATGGACAGCGGCATGGACGGAATGCCGATGGTGTTTTTGGCGGACTGCTTGAAGATCTCGACCAGGGCAACGGCAAAGAACAGGGCGATGGCCGGGTTTTTCATCCGTTTGATGGAGTCTGACCAGGCAGCGGCAACCTTCTCGCCAGGCATCTTGTGAATGAAGATGGTGAGAATGGCAACCAGCATGAAGGGGATGGTGCCCGGCAGATAGAGCGGTTGCATGGAAAATTTCACCGACTCGTAGCCCATGATGTTGGGGATGGAGAAGCTGATGGATTTCAACCAGGCGTTGAGCGGCAGGGCCTTGATGCGGGTCAGCACCAGAATGGCGCCGATCAGGACGTAGGGCAGCCATGCTCTGAACTGGCTCATGTGGGCCTTGAACTCGCAATTCTCAGAGGTGGCGATCTCACCGGTCCACTCTTTTTCCCATTTGGACTGCGGGCCGAAGTCCCAGGTGGTTTTGGGGAGGAAAAGGCCTTTCTTGGCAGCGCTGACAACCAGGGCGGTGGCGATCAGACCGCCGATGAGGCTGGGGAACTCTTCACCGATGAAGAAGGCGGTGGCTGCATAGGGGACGGCAAAACAGGCGGAGGCGAACAGGGAGAACTTCCAGGCGCCGAGCCCTTCGGTCCAGGAGCGTCTTTCACCGAAGAAACGGGTGAGCATCATGTTGACGAACAGCGGCATAACGAAAATCATCGGCAGGTGGAGCAGGACCGCCCACTGGCCGATAACTTTGAGAAACATGGCAAAGGAGGTGATATCGCCAGCCTGACCTGCGGCGATGGCTGCTTCAACGGTCGGTTTGAGGTTCTTGAGGCCGAACCAGACCGGGGTGCCGACGGCACCGAAGGTGACCGGAAAGGAGTTGAGGATCAAACAGACCATGGCGGCGGCCAGTGCCGGGAAACCGAGGCTCAACAGCAGCGGTGCGGCGATGGCGGCAGGGGTGCCGAAACCGGCGGCACCTTCGAGGAAGGCGGAGAAAACGGTGGCAATGATAATGACCTGAACGCGACGGTCGCGGCTGATGCCGTGGAACCCGTGGTTGATGGTCTCCATGCCGCCGCTGTCACGCAGGGTGTAGAGGATGAGAATGGCACCGAAAACGATGATAAGAACGTTCACCGCCCCGCCGAAACCGGCCAGGGTGGAGGCGGCGACAAAACCGATGTCCATCTTCCAGACGTAGACACCGGCGATGGCAGTGGCCAGCCAAGCCAGGGGCATGGCTTTGGTTGCCGGCCAGCGAAGGCCGACCATGAGGATCAGGGCCAAGGCAATGGGTGCCAGGGCAACAAGGGCAAGCAGTTGAAGCGACATTTCAGGCCTCCTTAAATACGTTTACGCATGACTGCGTTTCCACTTTGGCAGAATGCCGAGGCAACTGCCGACGCATCATCTCCCCGCAGGTTCCCGGCGGCAGAGGGATTGACAAGGGTCCAAAGCATAACAGGGGGTACTCCTTCATAAGTGAGTTGATCATCGATCCCCACCAGCGGGGTACTAACGGGTTTCCAGGAAGAGCGCGCATCACCTCATGGGTCGTTAATTGGTAATACCAGTTATCCCACCTTGGAAAACTTGTCAATATTTTTTTCAAATAAATTTAAAAAAGCATGTTGACAAAGGGGGATGCTTTGCAATATGGTTGAACAAAAGTTGGTTTTACAATTTGAAAAAATTGACCAGTGCTGTTGGAACGGCTCGTAAGCGGCCGACGGGATGGCCGGTCGAAACTTCGCTAGAGCAATTCTGAGTGAAGGAGGAAACTGATGTACGAACAGTTCAAAACCAGAGCCGAGGGGGTCAGTGCAGAAGTGCATCGATTTGCCAGCTCCGCAGAGGCGGTGACTTTTCTCAAGGATTTTATGGCCCAGGAAGGAGTGGCCGATCAGCCAGGCCAGTACGGTGTTATCGCCGATTGCCCCTTTCTTCAGACCGTTGATCGTACGGCCTTGGAAGGCATCGAAGGGCTGAGCTTCGAGGTGAATCGTGAAAAAGCTGCTGGCGCCAAGGTGGGGATCAGCCAGGTCGATTGGGCCATGGCCGACACCGGTACTCTGGTGCAGGACGCCACCGCCATCGACAAACGGTTGGTGTCCACCCTGCCCACCATCCATGTGGCCCTGATCGCCACCGCAGGTCTTCGCCCCGATATGCCCACCGTCCTTACCGAGGTCAATCCCCAGAGTGCCAACTACATTTCGATGATCACCGGCCCGAGCCGTACCGCTGATATCGAGCGGGTTCTGACCATCGGCGTCCATGGGCCGGAGCGGCTTGTCATTGTCTTCATCGATCAGCTGGGAGGGATCAACTAATGCACCAGGAATTTAAACAATCCATCGATCGCGCCCTCCACAACGCCAACCTCACCGGGGCGCTCAGCAAGTTTTCCGAGGCCTACAAGGTCAATCGGGCCAAAGCCTATGAAGGCATCGATTTCGAGGCCCTGCGGACCACGATTGCCGGCCTGAAAGGCTATGCCGCCTCCCACATCGATGAACTCTGCGATCTGTTTCAGAAAAATGCAGAGGCCAAGGGCACCAAGGTCTTCCGCACCAAGGATCCCGAGCAGGTCCGCGAATATATCCTGAAAGTGGCCCAGGCCAACGGGGTCAAGTCCATCGTCAAATCCAAGTCCATGGCCACCGAGGAGATCCACCTCAACCCTTATCTGGAAAAGGCCGGCATCGAGGTCAACGAAACTGATCTGGGCGAGTGGATCATTCAGCTGGCCGGTCAGACGCCGTCGCACATGGTCATGCCTGCCATTCACATGACCAAGGAAGAGGTGGCCGATATCTTCTCCAAGGAGGTCGACGAGCGCCTCAGTTCCGATATTCCCCGTCTGGTCAAGGTGGCCCGAGGGGAGATGCGGCCCAAGTTTCTCCGGGCCGATATGGGGATTTCCGGTGGCAACATCGCGGTTGCCGAAACCGGCTCGGTTGCCCTGGTGACCAACGAGGGCAATGCCCGCATGGTCACCACCCTGCCCAAGATCCATATCGCCGTGGTCGGCGTCGAGAAGCTGGTGGCCAAGTTCAGTGAGATCGCCCCGATTCTCAAGGCCCTGCCGCGTTCCGCCACCGCTCAGCTGCTGACCTCCTATGTGACCATCGTCTCCGGTCCCACCCCGACCGACGATGGCGGCGTGAAAGAGCTGCATGTGATCCTCATGGACAATCACCGCAGCGACATGGCGGCTGATCCCATGTTCAAGGAGGCCTTGCAGTGCATTCGCTGTGCATCCTGCCTCAATGTCTGTCCGATTTTCCGTCTGGTCGGCGGCCATGTCTTTGGTAAGGTCTATACCGGCGGCATCGGTACCATCCTGACCGCCTGGCACGACGAGCTCAAGAGTTCCGAGGATATCCAGGGCCTTTGCATTCAGTGCGGTGCCTGTAAGGATGTCTGCCCGGGCAAGATCGACATCCCTGGCCTGATCATGGAGATTCGCCGTCGTCTGGTCAAGGAACAGGGCATGTCCGTGCTGCAGAAATCGATCTTCACCGTGGTCAATAACCGGCGAGTGTTCCACTCCATGCTTCGCGCTGCCTCGGTCGCCGCCAAGCCCTTCACCAAGGGGACCAAGTTCATCCGCCATCTGCCGATGTTCCTGGCCGATCTCACCGACGGCCGCAGCTTGCCCGCAATCGCCCCCAAGCCTTTCCGCGATGTGTTTCAAACCATCAATCAGCCCAAGGGGTTGAAGGAAAAGGCGGTCTTTTATGCCGGCTGCCTGATCGACTTTGCCTATCCGGAGATGGGCGAGTCCCTGGTCAAGATCCTCAACAAGGCCGGAATCGAGGTCGTGTTTCCCGAAGGCCAGACCTGTTGCGGCGCGCCTGCCCGCTACAACGGTGCCTACGAGACCGCAGCCGGCAACGCCGTGGACAACATCCAGGCACTGCTGGCCGAGCCTGCAGAGTACGTGGTCTCCGCCTGTCCGACCTGTACCGTGGCGCTTGATCACGAATTCATAGCCACCTTTGAATCCCTTGGCCGCCGCAAGTGGTTGCCCCAGGCACGTGAGCTGGCCGCCAAGACCATGGATTTCTCCACCCTGGTGAAAAAGTTGGTCGACGAAGGTCGCCTGACCCTGAAAGAGGGGCAGGAACTGGGCAAGATCACCTATCACGATTCCTGCCATCTCAAACGGACCCTCAAGGCGGATCAACCGCCGCGGGCACTGCTGGAGAAGGCTGGTTACGAGTTGACCGAGATGTTTGAATGTGACACCTGCTGTGGTATGGGTGGGTCCTACTCCATCAAGTTGCCGGAGATTTCCGCCCCGATCCTGCAGCGGAAACTGAAAAATATCAAGGACACCGGTGCCCCGGTTGTGGCCATGGACTGCCCCGGCTGCGTGATGCAGATCCGCGGCGGCATGGACCAGGATGGTGCCGGCGTTGAAGTTCGCCATACGGTTGAGCTGATAGCCAACCAACTGGCAGAGTGATGGCTGCCTGTTTTTGGCCCCAGGCTTGTCGCGGGCCGCGGTCGGAAACGGCAGCCAAAACTGTTTGATTACCTTTGAAAGAAAACTGATTGCACTATACACTATCATCACGTAAAACATCGGCCCCCGCTCGGAGACACTCGCGCTCCGACCGGGGCCAATCCGTTTTTTCTCTTATTTCCCTGCCCATATTTCTACGGGAGCAGGAGGTCCCCAATTCATGGCAAATAATTTGTACGTCACCGCAGCGGAGGAGCGAAGCGGGAAGTCGGCGATTATTCTTGGCGTCATGCAAGTGATTCTCAAGGAGATCAGTCGAATTGCCTTTTTTCGCCCCATTATCAACGACCACGTCTTCGGTCGGGTCGATCACGATCTCAACCTGATCCTGAAGTACTTCAAACTCGACATCGAGTACAACGACACCCACGCCTACACCCTCAGCCAAGCCCGCCAGCTGATCACCTCCGGTCAGGAGGAAATCCTCTACGAAAACATCCTCAAGAAATACAAGCAGCTCGAAGCCAAGTACGATTTCGTCCTCTGCGAAGGAACCGATTTCCGCGGCAAAGATCCGGGCTTTGAGTTCGACCTCAACGCCAACATCGCCGCCAACCTCGGTGCTCC
Coding sequences within it:
- a CDS encoding L-lactate dehydrogenase (quinone) large subunit LdhH, encoding MHQEFKQSIDRALHNANLTGALSKFSEAYKVNRAKAYEGIDFEALRTTIAGLKGYAASHIDELCDLFQKNAEAKGTKVFRTKDPEQVREYILKVAQANGVKSIVKSKSMATEEIHLNPYLEKAGIEVNETDLGEWIIQLAGQTPSHMVMPAIHMTKEEVADIFSKEVDERLSSDIPRLVKVARGEMRPKFLRADMGISGGNIAVAETGSVALVTNEGNARMVTTLPKIHIAVVGVEKLVAKFSEIAPILKALPRSATAQLLTSYVTIVSGPTPTDDGGVKELHVILMDNHRSDMAADPMFKEALQCIRCASCLNVCPIFRLVGGHVFGKVYTGGIGTILTAWHDELKSSEDIQGLCIQCGACKDVCPGKIDIPGLIMEIRRRLVKEQGMSVLQKSIFTVVNNRRVFHSMLRAASVAAKPFTKGTKFIRHLPMFLADLTDGRSLPAIAPKPFRDVFQTINQPKGLKEKAVFYAGCLIDFAYPEMGESLVKILNKAGIEVVFPEGQTCCGAPARYNGAYETAAGNAVDNIQALLAEPAEYVVSACPTCTVALDHEFIATFESLGRRKWLPQARELAAKTMDFSTLVKKLVDEGRLTLKEGQELGKITYHDSCHLKRTLKADQPPRALLEKAGYELTEMFECDTCCGMGGSYSIKLPEISAPILQRKLKNIKDTGAPVVAMDCPGCVMQIRGGMDQDGAGVEVRHTVELIANQLAE
- a CDS encoding L-lactate permease, which translates into the protein MSLQLLALVALAPIALALILMVGLRWPATKAMPLAWLATAIAGVYVWKMDIGFVAASTLAGFGGAVNVLIIVFGAILILYTLRDSGGMETINHGFHGISRDRRVQVIIIATVFSAFLEGAAGFGTPAAIAAPLLLSLGFPALAAAMVCLILNSFPVTFGAVGTPVWFGLKNLKPTVEAAIAAGQAGDITSFAMFLKVIGQWAVLLHLPMIFVMPLFVNMMLTRFFGERRSWTEGLGAWKFSLFASACFAVPYAATAFFIGEEFPSLIGGLIATALVVSAAKKGLFLPKTTWDFGPQSKWEKEWTGEIATSENCEFKAHMSQFRAWLPYVLIGAILVLTRIKALPLNAWLKSISFSIPNIMGYESVKFSMQPLYLPGTIPFMLVAILTIFIHKMPGEKVAAAWSDSIKRMKNPAIALFFAVALVEIFKQSAKNTIGIPSMPLSMAQTAAGLTGHTWPMFASFVGALGAFITGSNTVSDLLFAEFQYATASQLGISHQIVVALQAVGGAMGNMVCIHNIVAASATVGLAGMEGMIIRRNALPLLIYGLSAGALGSVFVYVLYPGIF
- a CDS encoding lactate utilization protein gives rise to the protein MYEQFKTRAEGVSAEVHRFASSAEAVTFLKDFMAQEGVADQPGQYGVIADCPFLQTVDRTALEGIEGLSFEVNREKAAGAKVGISQVDWAMADTGTLVQDATAIDKRLVSTLPTIHVALIATAGLRPDMPTVLTEVNPQSANYISMITGPSRTADIERVLTIGVHGPERLVIVFIDQLGGIN